In Kutzneria kofuensis, the DNA window TGGCGTACAGTTTCTCCAGCGCGCGCATCTCGGTGGGTCGGGAATCGGCGGTGGCATGCGTGATCGCGAGATAACTGCCCGGTACCAGCGCCTCTTGATAGTGGGCGACCAAGCTGGCGGGATCGTCGGAATCAGAGATGAAATGCAGCAGGGCCAACATCAGCACCGCGATCGGCTGGTCGAAGTCCAAAAGTCGCCGAATCTCGGGGGCGTCCAGGACAGCATCCGGAGTGCGGACATCGGCTCGAACGATCGTGGCGTTGGCGTTGTCATGCAGTATCAACTTGCTGTGCTCGACGGCCACCTCCTCGTTGTCCACGTACGCCACCCGGCAGGTGGGATCGGCCGCCTGGGCGATTTCATGAACATTGCCGACGGTCGGGATGCCGGAACCGATGTCGAGGAACTGCCGAATGCCTTTTCCGACCAAGAAGCGCACAGAACGGCGAAGGAACGCCCGGTTGGCCTGGCAGGAGGCGGCGACGCCGGGGAAGACCTGTTCCGCCTTGCGGGCGAACGCGCGATCCGCTTCGAAATTGTGCGCGCCGCCCAGGAGGGCGTCGTAGGCCCGTGCCGCACTCGGGGTGTTGAGATCGATGCCGGGCGGCACCCAGCCTGACAGATCCGCCATCGGTCGTCCTTCACGTCGTCGGGTCGGCTGCTTGATCATAATGGCTACCGCGGCGCGTAGCCGTCGATGTTCAACGGCGTGGCGCGCGGTGCTATCACCAGCCGGCTCACAGGCTGATTCCGGTGGCGCGCCACCCCCGCCAACGCTTGATCCGATGGTTACCGGTCGACGGCGGCGCGGTCAGACGCCAGAGGCGTGAAGCCGGTGCAGCGCCAGTTGGGTGCGGGACGTGCAGCCGGTCGCCTTCATTGCCGCCATGAGATGCTTCTTGACGGTGTTCACGGTGATGTGGAGTTCCTGGGCCACATCCTGGTTGGTCAGGCCTCGGGCCACCAGGTCGGACACCGCGGCCTGCCGCGGCGACAAGCAATCCGGGCCGACGATCCCACTCTCCGCCTGCAGGGCGAGCAACGGCCTGAGGTGACGGGTGAGCAGGCCGGCCACCGCTTGATCCCGCAGGGCGAAAACGTGGTCGGAGAGGATGCCGATCATCAGCACCTCTCCCGTCGCTCCTGACCGTATGGTGGCGGGCCGGGCGGGCGAAGGCACCGGCCGTCTGGAGGAACCTCCAACCCCTTCCACCTTCGGGCCATAGACGCGGTCAATTCCGGCTCCGACACTTGAATGTCCGTCGGACCGGCCGTGCTATCTGGGGGCAGTGGTGCGTTCACGATCAGACTTGGGAACGCCGGCGCCGACTCGCCGCGGGATCTGTGGTCCTGGCTGGCCGCTGAAGAGGATCTGCGGGGACGGGTCACCCTGACCGAACGGCCGCCCGACCCCGGAGCGATGGGACCGGTCGTGGCCACGCTCGCGCCGGGCGGGGCGGCGGTTGTGCTCGTCGGTGCGGTGATGCGGTGGCTGCGCTACCGCAGAGGCGACGTGACCGTCACCGTCGAGCGTGGCACCGAAAAGGTGCAAGTCAGTGCCACCCGGGTGCTCTCGTCAGCGGGCCTGCTGGTGAGCGTCTCCAACACCGGCGCGATCGTGCTTTGGGACGTGTCCCAACCGGGGCACCCCGCGCCGATTGGCCAGCCGGTGCCGGGCCACGACGGTGGGGCGACTGCGGTCGCGGTCGGCCCGGACGGCACGGTAGCCACCGGCGGGCGGGACAACGCCGTTCGACTGTGGCGGATCGACTCCTCGTCTCGCCGTCTGGTTCCCCTGGGAGCGCCGTTGGTCGGGCACACCGGAGAGGTGACCTCGGTGGCCTTCAGCCCGGACGGGAAGATGCTGGCCAGCGGCAGCCTGGACCGCACCGTGCGGCTGTGGAACCTCGGCGCCGACCCGGTCGCGCCGGCCGCCGCCCCGTTGCCGCACCGCAGCGGGGTCCGCACGGTTGCCTTCAGCCCGGACGGCCGCATCCTCGCCACCACCAGCGACGGTGTCGTCCAACTGTGGGACAGCACCGATCCGCAGCGGCTGACGCCGCGCACACCACCGATGACCCAACACGCCGGGCCGGTCACCGCCATTGCCTTCAGCCCCAACGGAAAGATCCTCGCCACCGGCGACGCGGACACCACCGTCCGGCTGTGGGGCATCGGCACACCGGGCCCGCCGCGACCGCTCGGGGAGCCACTGATCGGACACCGCGGGTCGGTCGCCGCGCTCAGCTTCAGCCCGGATGGCGCCCCGTTGGCCAGCGGCTCCGCCGACGGCACCGTGCGGCTGTGGGACGTGCGCAACCCGGTGGTCGCGGCGGCGGTGGGACAGCTGCCGGGCACCAGCGGACAGGTGATGTTCCGTCCGGGCAATGACATCCTGGCGGTGGCCGGCGCAGACCAGTCGCTGCAGCTGTGGGACGTGCACGAGCCCGGCGCACCGGTCCTGGCGGGCAAGGTCGCGACCGGGCACCGGGACGGCATCACCGGGTTGGCGTTCGATTCGGACGGCCGCATGCTGGCCACGTCGAGCGATGACAAGACGGTCCGCGTCTGGGACACGGCAACGCCAACGCGCGTCACTGAGATCGGTGGGCCGATAACCGGTCATTCCAGCGCCGTGGCCGCCGTGAGCTTCGGATCTGGCGACACGACCCTGCTCAGCGCCGGCCAGGACGGCAACCTCATGGTGTGGGACCTGCACGACCCGGCCCACGCACAGTTGTTCGCCGCCATGTTCAGCAGCAGCGCGCTCACCGGCCTGACCGCCCTGGCGCGTAGCCGTGACGGCCACACTGTCGCGGTCGGCACCGCCAACGCCACCGTGATCGGCGACGTCGACGCTGATCGGGTCGCCGCTTGGATCTGCGCGACTGCGGGGTCCCCGATCACGGCCAAGGAATGGGGGCAGTACTTCCCGGACCTGCCCTACCAATCATCCTGCGCGTGAGCTGACCGCCGTCGGCGCTCAGACACGCCCTCATCGCTGGGCTGGTGTGGGGATGGCGTTGTCGATGAGGACGGCGGCGATGGCGGCGGCGGTGGGGAAGGTTTCGGTGTTGAGGGCTCGGTTGCGGGCCGAGGCGCCATCCAGGAGCAGCGCCAGTTGTTCGCCGAGCTGTTCGGGGTTGGTGGCGCCGGCTTCGCGTGCGGTTTCGGCGAGCCGTGCGGCGACGGCTTTT includes these proteins:
- a CDS encoding WD40 repeat domain-containing protein, which translates into the protein MSVGPAVLSGGSGAFTIRLGNAGADSPRDLWSWLAAEEDLRGRVTLTERPPDPGAMGPVVATLAPGGAAVVLVGAVMRWLRYRRGDVTVTVERGTEKVQVSATRVLSSAGLLVSVSNTGAIVLWDVSQPGHPAPIGQPVPGHDGGATAVAVGPDGTVATGGRDNAVRLWRIDSSSRRLVPLGAPLVGHTGEVTSVAFSPDGKMLASGSLDRTVRLWNLGADPVAPAAAPLPHRSGVRTVAFSPDGRILATTSDGVVQLWDSTDPQRLTPRTPPMTQHAGPVTAIAFSPNGKILATGDADTTVRLWGIGTPGPPRPLGEPLIGHRGSVAALSFSPDGAPLASGSADGTVRLWDVRNPVVAAAVGQLPGTSGQVMFRPGNDILAVAGADQSLQLWDVHEPGAPVLAGKVATGHRDGITGLAFDSDGRMLATSSDDKTVRVWDTATPTRVTEIGGPITGHSSAVAAVSFGSGDTTLLSAGQDGNLMVWDLHDPAHAQLFAAMFSSSALTGLTALARSRDGHTVAVGTANATVIGDVDADRVAAWICATAGSPITAKEWGQYFPDLPYQSSCA
- a CDS encoding SAM-dependent methyltransferase → MADLSGWVPPGIDLNTPSAARAYDALLGGAHNFEADRAFARKAEQVFPGVAASCQANRAFLRRSVRFLVGKGIRQFLDIGSGIPTVGNVHEIAQAADPTCRVAYVDNEEVAVEHSKLILHDNANATIVRADVRTPDAVLDAPEIRRLLDFDQPIAVLMLALLHFISDSDDPASLVAHYQEALVPGSYLAITHATADSRPTEMRALEKLYATSSNPAVARTTEWITSLFDGLELVEPGTAYVPEWRPDTSLDVPSHPEHYIFFGGLARKPG
- a CDS encoding helix-turn-helix domain-containing protein, translating into MIGILSDHVFALRDQAVAGLLTRHLRPLLALQAESGIVGPDCLSPRQAAVSDLVARGLTNQDVAQELHITVNTVKKHLMAAMKATGCTSRTQLALHRLHASGV